One Mangrovimonas cancribranchiae DNA segment encodes these proteins:
- a CDS encoding sigma-70 family RNA polymerase sigma factor, with amino-acid sequence MGLKKLIQKCSNNDTKAQGELYHLFSRTLFSICLKYSRNYAEAEDNLQDTFVTIFKKISQYKGKGSFEGWMKRIAINTALQRYRKQDVFEIIDEENIESNQVDINDDIDIPLDYLLECVQELPDRYRLVFNLYVLDGFSHKDISEMLSISTGTSKSNLSRARAILKEKVTHYLEKTNSQSL; translated from the coding sequence TTGGGTTTAAAAAAACTCATACAAAAATGTAGTAACAATGATACTAAAGCGCAAGGCGAACTTTACCATCTCTTTTCGAGAACACTGTTTTCTATTTGCTTAAAGTATTCTAGAAACTACGCTGAGGCAGAAGATAATCTGCAAGATACCTTTGTGACTATTTTTAAAAAAATATCACAATATAAAGGTAAAGGTTCTTTTGAAGGTTGGATGAAACGCATTGCTATAAACACAGCGTTGCAACGGTATAGAAAACAAGATGTTTTTGAAATTATCGATGAAGAAAATATTGAAAGTAATCAAGTTGATATAAATGATGACATTGATATTCCTTTAGACTATTTATTAGAATGTGTGCAAGAATTACCCGACAGATACAGACTGGTTTTTAACCTTTATGTGTTAGACGGGTTTTCACATAAAGACATTTCAGAAATGCTTTCCATTTCAACAGGAACATCAAAATCTAACCTTTCCAGAGCAAGAGCTATTTTAAAAGAAAAGGTGACGCATTATTTAGAAAAAACAAACTCACAATCATTATAA
- a CDS encoding lysophospholipid acyltransferase family protein — protein sequence MKVLKYPLWALYRIWFYILVALPIIVLFPILLISISKEAWYPFFFKLARFWAKFILIGMGFRYQIVREQVPEPKKSYMFIANHTSMTDIMLMLVSVKNPFVFVGKQELAKIPLFGFFYKRTCILVDRSSEKSRKAVFLSAQRRLKQGLSICIFPEGGVPEESIMLDDFKDGAFRLAIKHQIPVVPLTFADNKKRFSYTFFSGSPGKMRVKIHKFLSTEELTIKDTRTLNLEAREVILKQLKVFN from the coding sequence ATGAAAGTGTTAAAGTATCCTTTGTGGGCGTTATACCGTATCTGGTTTTATATTTTGGTAGCTTTACCAATTATAGTATTGTTTCCTATTTTATTAATTTCTATATCAAAAGAAGCGTGGTATCCCTTCTTTTTTAAGTTGGCAAGATTTTGGGCTAAGTTTATTTTAATAGGTATGGGATTTAGATATCAAATTGTACGTGAGCAAGTACCAGAGCCTAAGAAAAGTTATATGTTTATAGCAAACCATACATCGATGACAGATATAATGTTAATGTTGGTATCGGTTAAAAATCCGTTTGTCTTTGTTGGCAAACAAGAGTTGGCAAAAATTCCGTTGTTTGGTTTTTTCTATAAGCGCACCTGTATTTTGGTAGATAGAAGTTCTGAAAAAAGCCGAAAAGCGGTGTTTTTAAGTGCACAAAGACGATTAAAGCAAGGCTTAAGTATATGTATTTTCCCTGAAGGTGGTGTGCCAGAGGAAAGCATTATGTTAGACGATTTTAAAGATGGTGCGTTTAGGTTGGCCATAAAGCACCAAATTCCTGTTGTGCCTTTAACTTTTGCCGATAATAAAAAGCGATTTTCTTACACATTTTTTAGTGGAAGTCCTGGAAAGATGCGCGTGAAAATTCATAAGTTTTTAAGCACTGAGGAATTAACTATTAAAGATACGAGAACTCTTAATCTGGAAGCAAGAGAGGTTATATTAAAGCAATTAAAGGTATTTAATTAA
- a CDS encoding GlsB/YeaQ/YmgE family stress response membrane protein, with amino-acid sequence MSLLYALLIGAIAGWLAGKLMKGGGFGVLMNIILGIIGGIVGNWAFGALGISISDGIIGDVITGAIGAIIILFIAGIFKK; translated from the coding sequence ATGAGTTTACTTTATGCATTATTAATTGGTGCCATTGCTGGTTGGTTAGCTGGAAAATTAATGAAAGGTGGTGGTTTTGGAGTCTTAATGAATATCATTTTAGGTATCATTGGTGGTATTGTAGGTAATTGGGCTTTTGGCGCTTTAGGAATTTCTATTTCCGATGGTATAATTGGAGATGTAATTACTGGAGCCATTGGTGCCATCATCATTTTATTCATCGCCGGGATTTTTAAAAAGTAA
- the trpS gene encoding tryptophan--tRNA ligase yields MARILTGIQSTGIPHLGNILGAVLPAIELANDDANESFLFIANMHTLTQIKNAEELRQNTYAVAATWLAFGLDIEKTVFYRQSDIPQVTELSWYLSCFFPYQRLTLAHSFKDKADRLADVNTGLFTYPMLMAADILAYDAEFVPVGKDQLQHLEMTRDVAARFHAKMGDTFVMPEAKIQENTKLVPGTDGEKMSKSRNNFINIFLNDKKLRKQIMSIQTDSTPLEDPKDWNTCNCFAIYSLLASEEQTADMKANYENGGYGYGHAKQALFELIIEKFAEPREKFHYYMNNLEEIDKALAVGAEKAKVVANNVIGRVREKVGY; encoded by the coding sequence ATGGCAAGAATACTTACAGGAATACAAAGTACAGGAATACCACATTTAGGCAATATTTTAGGCGCTGTTTTACCAGCAATAGAATTAGCAAACGACGACGCTAACGAATCGTTTTTATTTATTGCCAATATGCATACCCTAACCCAAATTAAAAATGCTGAAGAATTAAGACAAAACACCTATGCTGTAGCAGCAACGTGGCTAGCTTTTGGATTAGATATTGAAAAAACAGTATTCTACAGACAAAGCGATATTCCTCAAGTTACCGAACTCTCTTGGTACTTAAGCTGTTTCTTTCCATATCAACGTTTAACTCTGGCACATAGTTTTAAAGATAAAGCTGATAGATTAGCCGATGTAAACACAGGACTTTTCACCTATCCAATGCTTATGGCTGCAGATATATTAGCTTACGATGCCGAGTTTGTTCCCGTTGGAAAAGACCAACTACAACACCTTGAAATGACACGCGATGTAGCCGCTCGTTTTCATGCTAAAATGGGCGACACTTTTGTTATGCCAGAAGCCAAAATTCAAGAAAACACCAAATTGGTACCTGGAACCGATGGCGAAAAAATGAGTAAAAGCCGAAACAACTTTATCAATATCTTTTTGAATGACAAAAAACTACGTAAGCAGATTATGTCTATTCAAACTGATAGTACACCTCTTGAAGATCCCAAAGATTGGAATACCTGCAACTGTTTTGCTATTTACAGTTTATTAGCTTCGGAAGAACAAACCGCAGACATGAAAGCTAATTACGAAAATGGCGGCTATGGTTATGGGCATGCCAAACAAGCTCTTTTTGAATTGATTATTGAAAAATTTGCCGAGCCTCGTGAGAAGTTTCATTATTACATGAACAACCTTGAAGAAATTGACAAAGCACTTGCTGTTGGTGCCGAAAAAGCTAAAGTTGTTGCTAATAATGTGATTGGAAGAGTACGTGAAAAAGTGGGGTATTAA
- the dprA gene encoding DNA-processing protein DprA translates to MTEQQLIYTLALQHIPNIGDITAKKLIQYCGSPEAVLTEKKQNLLKIDGIGTSTIRDVFGKHHLKAAEEELKYIKNNNITCLYFLDSDYPERLKHCIDGPILLFQRGQINIKNQPILSVVGARKITVNGMAFCEKLIEEMAIYNPIIVSGFAYGTDITAQKAALKHNLQTIGCLAHGLNQIYPKTHKKYVADVEKHGGFFTDFWSTAVFDRKNFLKRNRIIAGLSEATVVIESAEKGGSLVTADIANSYNRDVFAAPGRVTDKMSEGCNNLIKFQKAHLLSNPLDIPLMLNWKLEDDAKQQPIQKQLFVELGDDEKKVYNYLKQHNKQLLDVIALECKIPIYKMASILLNMELKGVIRPLPGKQFELI, encoded by the coding sequence ATGACAGAACAGCAGCTTATCTATACGTTAGCCTTACAGCATATACCAAATATTGGTGATATTACGGCAAAAAAATTAATTCAATATTGTGGTTCTCCTGAAGCTGTTTTAACCGAAAAGAAGCAAAATCTATTAAAGATAGATGGTATTGGCACAAGTACGATTAGAGATGTTTTTGGCAAACATCATTTAAAAGCTGCCGAAGAGGAGCTAAAGTATATAAAGAATAATAACATTACGTGTCTTTATTTTTTAGACTCAGATTACCCCGAACGTTTAAAACACTGTATTGATGGTCCAATTTTACTATTCCAAAGAGGGCAAATAAACATAAAAAACCAACCGATATTAAGTGTTGTGGGTGCCAGAAAAATAACGGTTAATGGAATGGCTTTTTGCGAAAAACTAATTGAAGAAATGGCAATTTATAATCCTATTATTGTATCAGGGTTTGCTTATGGCACGGATATTACGGCGCAAAAAGCAGCTCTAAAACACAATTTGCAAACCATTGGATGTTTGGCGCATGGACTTAATCAAATTTATCCTAAAACTCATAAAAAGTATGTGGCCGATGTTGAAAAACACGGAGGATTTTTTACCGATTTTTGGAGTACAGCTGTTTTTGACAGAAAGAACTTTTTAAAACGGAACCGAATTATAGCTGGATTAAGTGAGGCAACCGTTGTTATAGAATCGGCTGAAAAAGGTGGCAGCCTTGTTACAGCAGATATTGCCAATTCTTACAATCGTGACGTATTTGCTGCACCAGGACGAGTTACAGATAAAATGAGTGAAGGTTGTAATAACTTAATTAAATTTCAAAAAGCACATTTGTTATCTAATCCGTTGGATATTCCTTTAATGCTGAATTGGAAATTGGAAGACGACGCCAAACAACAACCTATACAAAAGCAATTGTTTGTTGAGTTGGGAGATGATGAAAAAAAGGTCTACAATTACCTAAAACAACACAATAAACAGCTTTTAGATGTGATCGCTCTCGAATGTAAAATTCCTATTTATAAAATGGCCAGCATTCTATTAAATATGGAGCTAAAAGGTGTTATTAGACCACTACCAGGAAAACAGTTTGAATTAATTTAA
- a CDS encoding SPOR domain-containing protein: MHIDSYISDLLYRYDCVTIPGFGAFLTTRVSAKVHETTNSFYPPKKVLSFNEQLQHNDGLLSSYIAEVEKIPYESAVKKLNKHVKAIKAYLVEGETITFENIGDLTLNEEGNIIFDPSYHINYLTDAFGLSQFVSQNVTREAYKQEVEAIEETVPLTITPEKRQARPYLKYAAIAVIALGLGGFLGANYYVNQIETQNQIAQEEANKQLENKIQEATFVIDNPLPAVTLNVKKQTGNYHIIAGAFRVEENSDKKVSQLKALGYPARKIGQNRYGLHEVVYASYENRLEALDALREVKNNHNTAAWLLVKALD, translated from the coding sequence ATGCACATAGACTCTTACATAAGTGATTTATTATATCGTTACGATTGCGTGACAATTCCTGGGTTTGGAGCGTTTTTAACCACTCGTGTTTCTGCTAAGGTTCACGAAACAACTAACTCCTTTTATCCACCAAAAAAAGTGTTATCATTTAACGAGCAATTACAACATAACGATGGATTGCTAAGCAGTTATATTGCCGAAGTTGAAAAAATCCCTTATGAGTCTGCTGTAAAAAAGCTTAACAAGCACGTTAAAGCTATTAAAGCCTATTTAGTAGAAGGGGAAACCATTACTTTTGAAAACATTGGCGATTTAACATTAAATGAAGAAGGTAATATTATTTTCGATCCTTCATATCATATTAATTATCTAACCGATGCGTTTGGCTTATCGCAATTTGTATCTCAAAACGTTACTCGCGAAGCTTACAAACAAGAGGTTGAAGCTATTGAGGAAACGGTACCTTTAACAATTACTCCCGAAAAACGCCAAGCAAGACCCTATTTAAAATATGCTGCTATTGCTGTAATAGCTTTAGGTTTGGGTGGCTTTTTAGGGGCTAATTATTACGTTAACCAAATAGAAACCCAAAATCAAATAGCCCAAGAAGAAGCCAACAAGCAACTAGAAAACAAAATACAAGAAGCCACATTTGTTATTGACAACCCGTTGCCTGCTGTTACCCTAAACGTGAAAAAGCAAACAGGTAATTATCATATTATTGCTGGAGCATTTCGTGTAGAAGAAAATAGCGATAAAAAAGTATCGCAATTAAAAGCGCTTGGATATCCTGCAAGAAAAATTGGTCAAAACCGTTATGGTTTACACGAAGTGGTTTATGCTAGCTACGAGAATCGTTTGGAAGCCTTAGACGCCTTACGTGAGGTTAAAAATAACCATAATACTGCTGCTTGGTTATTGGTTAAAGCCTTAGACTAA
- a CDS encoding acyl-CoA thioesterase, with amino-acid sequence MAPKTPEQSKTTMTDLVLPSETNPLNNLFGGELLARMDRAASIAARRHSRRIVVTASVNHVAFNRAVPLGSVVTVEAKVSRAFKTSMEVFLDVWIEDRESGVRTKANEAIYTFVAVDETGRPVDIPEITPESELEKARYDAALRRKQLSLVLAGKMKAHDATELKALFE; translated from the coding sequence ATGGCACCTAAAACACCGGAACAATCTAAAACCACAATGACCGACTTGGTTTTACCAAGCGAAACCAACCCCTTAAACAACTTATTTGGTGGTGAATTATTAGCGCGTATGGATCGTGCTGCAAGTATTGCTGCCAGACGTCATTCCAGACGTATTGTAGTAACCGCATCGGTAAACCATGTGGCGTTTAATCGTGCTGTGCCTTTAGGAAGTGTGGTTACTGTTGAAGCTAAAGTATCGCGTGCGTTTAAAACCTCTATGGAAGTGTTTTTAGATGTTTGGATTGAAGATCGCGAGTCTGGTGTACGCACCAAAGCTAACGAAGCTATTTATACCTTTGTTGCCGTTGATGAAACGGGACGTCCTGTGGATATTCCAGAAATCACTCCTGAAAGTGAACTTGAAAAAGCCCGTTACGATGCTGCTTTACGCCGTAAGCAACTTAGTTTAGTGCTTGCTGGTAAAATGAAAGCTCACGATGCTACAGAGCTTAAAGCCTTGTTTGAATAG
- a CDS encoding peptidoglycan DD-metalloendopeptidase family protein gives MIITNKKTYFILTLLLLFCSTLSFSQSKKQQELETRRQELRKEIQQINNLLFKNKTKKKSQITLIEDVNYKINVRKNLISVTNQQANLLTREINTNQNKITELRAELETLKDNYAKMIVHSYKSKSEQSRIMFLLSSNNFKQAYKRLQYLNQYTKYQREQGQAIKTKTTELQEINKDLLRQKQDKQKLIEENRVAQRQLEQELSQHKTLMASINQNLSKYSQQIKQKEREARAIDREIEKIIREAIAKSNKAAGKTTKSTSTFSLTPEDKALASSFVSNKGKLPWPVEKGVVKLRYGRQPSPIVPTVMIQSNGVRIATEEHAKVRAVYKGRVMRVQAIKHGNLTVMVQHGNYITSYTNLSKVFVKTGDNLSTKQDIGEVFTNPSDGKTILRFSVFKETKTQDPAHWIYRM, from the coding sequence ATGATTATTACCAATAAAAAAACATACTTTATTTTAACATTGTTGCTGCTTTTTTGCAGCACATTATCGTTCTCTCAAAGTAAAAAACAGCAAGAGTTAGAAACACGTCGTCAAGAACTCCGTAAAGAAATTCAGCAGATAAACAACTTGTTGTTTAAAAATAAAACCAAGAAAAAGTCGCAAATCACGTTAATAGAAGATGTTAACTACAAGATTAATGTTCGTAAAAACTTGATTAGTGTTACCAATCAGCAAGCTAATTTATTAACACGTGAGATTAATACAAACCAAAACAAAATAACCGAGTTACGCGCCGAACTTGAAACACTAAAAGACAATTATGCTAAAATGATTGTACATTCTTACAAAAGTAAAAGTGAACAAAGCAGAATTATGTTTTTATTGTCTTCTAATAACTTTAAACAAGCTTATAAACGGTTACAATACCTTAATCAATATACTAAATATCAACGAGAACAAGGTCAAGCCATAAAAACAAAAACAACCGAACTTCAAGAGATTAATAAAGATTTGTTGCGTCAAAAGCAAGACAAACAAAAGTTAATTGAAGAAAATAGAGTTGCCCAACGCCAACTAGAGCAAGAGTTATCGCAGCACAAAACGTTAATGGCATCTATTAACCAAAATTTAAGCAAGTATAGCCAACAAATTAAGCAAAAAGAGCGTGAAGCAAGAGCTATAGATCGTGAGATTGAAAAAATTATTCGTGAGGCTATTGCAAAATCTAATAAAGCTGCTGGAAAGACGACTAAATCTACAAGTACATTTTCGTTAACACCAGAAGACAAAGCCTTGGCCAGTAGTTTTGTGTCTAATAAAGGAAAACTACCTTGGCCAGTAGAAAAAGGTGTGGTTAAATTGCGTTACGGTAGGCAACCATCGCCTATTGTGCCAACGGTTATGATACAAAGTAACGGCGTACGTATAGCCACCGAGGAACATGCCAAAGTACGTGCTGTTTACAAAGGTCGTGTTATGCGTGTACAAGCCATAAAGCACGGTAATTTAACGGTTATGGTACAACACGGTAACTATATTACATCGTATACCAATTTATCTAAAGTTTTTGTGAAAACGGGCGATAACCTATCTACAAAGCAAGATATAGGCGAGGTGTTTACTAACCCTTCCGATGGAAAAACCATTTTAAGATTTAGTGTGTTTAAAGAAACCAAAACCCAAGATCCAGCTCATTGGATTTATAGGATGTAA
- a CDS encoding DUF4292 domain-containing protein yields MKKTPNKIITGFLLVLLITCFGCKTKHVVTDGNVNPDLSEKYVIKEHLKTAPSFKTLQAKVRISYTEDNSTQSHTVTFRMLKDGIIWLTAPLNIVRAKITPESVGFYNKLDNTYFEGDFSYISDMLGTDVNFEKVQNLLLGQPLFGLDNETHKMSIHNNNYMFQPNEQSSLFELFYLINATLNMESQQLAQASTQRFLQIDYLEYQTIEKQTFPKNIKVISLEGDQETIIELDFKSVSLNQDLRYPFKIPKGYDEITLD; encoded by the coding sequence ATGAAGAAAACCCCTAACAAAATAATTACAGGTTTTTTACTGGTGTTACTTATTACATGTTTTGGGTGTAAAACAAAGCACGTTGTTACCGATGGGAACGTTAACCCAGACCTTTCGGAAAAATACGTTATTAAAGAGCATCTTAAAACAGCACCAAGTTTTAAAACATTACAAGCAAAAGTACGTATAAGTTATACCGAGGATAACAGTACGCAATCGCATACCGTAACATTTAGAATGTTAAAAGATGGCATTATTTGGTTAACAGCGCCATTAAATATCGTTAGGGCTAAAATAACACCAGAATCGGTTGGGTTTTATAACAAATTAGACAATACTTATTTTGAAGGCGACTTTAGCTATATTAGTGATATGCTGGGTACAGACGTTAATTTTGAAAAGGTACAAAACCTATTGCTTGGTCAGCCATTATTTGGGTTAGATAATGAGACACATAAGATGTCCATACATAATAATAATTATATGTTTCAGCCCAATGAACAATCTTCGCTTTTTGAGTTGTTCTATTTAATTAATGCCACTTTAAATATGGAATCGCAGCAGTTAGCACAAGCTAGTACACAACGGTTTTTACAAATAGACTATTTGGAATATCAAACCATAGAGAAACAAACGTTTCCTAAAAACATAAAAGTAATTTCTTTAGAAGGAGATCAAGAAACTATAATAGAACTAGACTTCAAATCGGTATCTTTGAACCAAGATTTAAGGTACCCGTTTAAAATCCCGAAAGGATACGACGAAATTACACTAGACTAA
- a CDS encoding tetratricopeptide repeat protein, with translation MKQHIYILLLVLGIFFPITVSAQVDFNKTPDDDLGNVEDEFQQHFFEALKQKGIENYDRAVEALKKCLNIKSDVAVVYYELGKNYNKLKNFGAAEDALKEAVSMDEDNEWYLDELYDVYIQQEDFKRAIKTVEQLVEYHPDYKEDLAALYVRTENYKDALKLLDELDETYGVSPSRDILRNQVYKATGKKKDQIENLEERVEDNPDEESNYLALIFRYSENNQKEEAFETAKKLLEIKPNSELVHLALYKFYLEDGEAEKAITSMKVVLKSLQIKPQAKAMVLTDFVKFVKDHPEYETDLVEATTLAQEDDPKSYQEVAQYFLQKGNKEKALEYFQKALNLEGNNFGVLRNILLLQLDLEQYDDVVSKSENALIMYPSQPIFYLINGVALNKQDKSHQAIDVLTMGLDYIIEDDKMLSDFYVQLSIAHTKLNHASKGKMYRERAQKLKPTN, from the coding sequence ATGAAACAACACATCTACATACTATTACTAGTTTTAGGAATATTTTTTCCTATAACAGTAAGTGCGCAAGTAGATTTCAACAAAACACCAGACGATGATCTTGGTAATGTTGAAGACGAGTTTCAGCAACATTTTTTCGAAGCCCTAAAACAAAAAGGTATCGAAAATTACGACCGTGCAGTTGAAGCTTTAAAAAAATGTCTAAACATTAAAAGTGACGTCGCTGTTGTTTATTACGAATTAGGTAAAAACTACAACAAGCTTAAAAATTTTGGTGCCGCAGAAGACGCTTTAAAAGAGGCAGTTTCCATGGATGAAGATAATGAATGGTACTTAGATGAGCTTTACGATGTTTACATTCAGCAAGAGGACTTTAAACGCGCTATTAAAACCGTAGAACAGTTGGTAGAATATCATCCAGATTACAAAGAAGATTTAGCAGCGCTTTATGTGAGAACAGAAAACTATAAAGATGCTTTAAAACTGTTGGATGAGCTAGATGAAACTTATGGTGTTTCACCAAGTCGAGATATTTTGCGTAATCAGGTTTATAAGGCTACAGGGAAGAAAAAAGATCAAATTGAAAACTTGGAAGAACGTGTTGAGGATAATCCAGATGAAGAATCTAATTATTTGGCATTAATATTTCGTTATAGCGAGAACAATCAAAAGGAAGAAGCTTTCGAAACGGCCAAGAAACTTTTAGAAATTAAGCCTAATTCCGAGTTAGTTCATTTAGCACTATATAAATTTTATTTAGAAGATGGCGAGGCCGAAAAGGCTATAACATCGATGAAAGTCGTTTTAAAAAGCCTACAAATAAAACCGCAAGCAAAAGCCATGGTTTTAACCGATTTTGTAAAGTTTGTTAAAGACCACCCAGAATATGAAACCGATTTAGTAGAAGCAACAACCTTAGCACAAGAAGACGACCCTAAAAGTTATCAAGAGGTGGCGCAATATTTCTTACAAAAAGGAAATAAAGAAAAAGCCCTAGAGTATTTTCAAAAAGCCTTAAATCTAGAAGGCAATAATTTTGGGGTGTTGCGTAATATTTTGCTTCTGCAATTAGATTTAGAGCAATATGATGATGTAGTAAGCAAAAGTGAAAACGCTTTAATTATGTATCCATCACAACCTATTTTCTATTTAATAAATGGTGTGGCATTAAATAAACAAGATAAATCGCACCAAGCCATAGATGTGTTAACTATGGGGCTAGATTATATTATAGAAGACGATAAAATGTTGTCCGATTTTTACGTACAGTTAAGCATTGCACATACCAAATTAAATCATGCTTCAAAAGGAAAGATGTACCGTGAAAGGGCCCAAAAACTGAAACCTACAAATTAA
- a CDS encoding sugar phosphate nucleotidyltransferase, protein MKIIVPMAGRGSRLRPHTLTVPKPLIPVAGEPIVHRLVKDIAKILKQPIEEVAFVLGDPAFFGDDIVSSLQELGKSLDAKTSIYRQDKPLGTGHAIMSAKESLSGPAVVAYADTLIRADFDLDPQADAVIWTKRVENPEAYGVVNLNYNNEITELVEKPEQFVSDQAVIGIYYFKDISILKSKLQEVLDENIMHGGEYQINDGIKRMMAEGKVFKTGTVDEWMDCGNKTVTVETNSKMLQFLTQDGEKLVSDSVTLNNSKVIPPCFIGENVVLNNTTVGPNVSIGNNTIIENSTVKNSLIQNQTSIKNANLDNAMIGNHVTYNGKFTSISIGDYSVLE, encoded by the coding sequence ATGAAAATAATTGTTCCAATGGCAGGTCGTGGTTCACGACTTCGCCCTCATACCTTAACAGTTCCAAAACCATTAATTCCGGTTGCTGGCGAACCTATTGTGCATCGCTTAGTAAAAGATATTGCCAAAATATTAAAGCAACCCATAGAAGAAGTTGCTTTTGTGCTTGGCGATCCTGCCTTTTTTGGAGACGATATCGTGAGTAGTCTTCAGGAATTAGGGAAAAGTCTGGATGCAAAAACGTCAATTTATCGTCAAGATAAACCTTTAGGAACAGGTCACGCTATTATGAGTGCTAAAGAGTCGTTGTCAGGCCCGGCTGTTGTTGCGTATGCCGATACACTAATTCGCGCCGATTTCGATTTAGATCCTCAAGCCGATGCTGTAATTTGGACCAAACGTGTTGAAAACCCTGAAGCTTATGGTGTTGTTAATTTAAATTACAATAACGAAATTACCGAATTGGTTGAGAAACCAGAACAATTTGTAAGCGATCAAGCGGTTATTGGTATTTACTATTTTAAAGATATTAGTATTCTAAAAAGCAAGCTTCAAGAGGTGTTAGATGAAAATATTATGCATGGCGGCGAATACCAAATTAACGATGGTATTAAACGTATGATGGCCGAAGGAAAAGTTTTTAAAACCGGAACTGTGGATGAATGGATGGACTGTGGTAATAAAACCGTAACGGTTGAAACCAATTCAAAAATGCTTCAGTTTTTAACTCAGGATGGAGAGAAACTGGTTAGCGATTCGGTGACGTTAAACAACTCTAAAGTTATTCCACCTTGTTTTATTGGTGAAAATGTGGTGCTAAACAATACAACCGTAGGACCAAACGTTTCTATAGGTAACAACACTATTATCGAAAATTCAACCGTTAAAAATAGCTTAATTCAAAACCAAACAAGCATTAAAAACGCTAATTTAGATAACGCTATGATAGGTAACCATGTTACTTATAATGGCAAATTCACATCAATAAGTATTGGCGATTATTCGGTTTTGGAATAA